DNA sequence from the Phragmitibacter flavus genome:
TGCACCAGCATATCTTCGAGCAGCATGCGCAAAGCAGGGATGTTCCACTGGCCGTTGCCGAGATTGTAAATGTAACGGCCCTCGGTCTTGTCGGGTTCGACACCGAAGTGATCGTAGAAAGCGAGGTTGGCCGACTTCACACGCAACGAGCCATCGAGCATCACCAGCGGAATGCGCACATTGGCAATGATGTTCTCCGCGTAGTCGCGCGCCCGATGCAAAGTATCCACATCCACCAGCGTGACCACGGCTCCGTCAATTTTGTTATCGTGCGTGAGATAGGGCCGGGCGCGCAAGGAAAACCAGTGTCCATTGGCATCCTGAATTTCCCGCTCGCGGGGACCCACCGTATCAATGACCTCGCTCAGAAGGGGTTCAAGGTCAGGGATGGCGAGACTCAACTTGATGTCGCTCAGCGGACGCCCGATGTCGCCCTTGGCAAGGTTGAGCGTCTTTTCCGCCATGGGGGTGAAACGCCGGATGCGCAATTCGCGTGAGACGATAACGATGGAAAGCTGCGTGCTGGCGAGCACGTTGTTGAGGTCGTTGTTGAGTCCGTTGAGTTCGAGATTGCGGCTGTTGAGCTCGTCATTGACCGTCGCCAGCTCCTCGTTGCTGGACTGGATTTCCTCTTTTGAGGTCTCAAGCTCCTCGTTGATGCTCTGCATCTCCTCGTTGGTGGATTGCGCCTCCTCGTTGGCAGTTTGCAGCTCTTCGTTGGCAAAATCCTGCTGTTCGATGACGGACTGGAGATATTCACGCGTGGTAACAAGCTCACGAGTGAGGCGGGCGATCTCATTGGCCTGATCGCTGTCCGCATTGCGAAGGTCCCGCGACTTTGGCAGCGCGGGGGGCTGCAGGCTTCCGTGGGTTGGCACGTCATGCTCGTCGAAAATGACAATGAAACCCGCCTCGCGATCCTGAGCCGCCTTGAGCGGGATCACTTCGATCGCGACCGCACGGTGGCCACCACTGCTTTTTACCCAAGCACCCTCCTCGCGCACCGCTTGACCGTCGCTTTGCGCCCGGGCAATGGCGCTGCGCACCGGAACGAGCAACCCTTCGCGCAGCATTTTCAGAAGGTCATGACTGGCCATCCCGGACGCCGGTGCCAGAAATTCTCCGGTGTCGCCGCGAAATTGCACCACCTCCATCACCGCGTTGATGACCACACACGGCGGCACGTATTTTGCCAGCAACACACGTTCGGCATCCCGGTGCAGCATCGCCGGAGGTTTCTCCCGTGGACCCGCTGCCGCTGGCGCAAAACCGGAGGCGCCATGCGACGGACGGAAACGCGCGTCGGGAGATGTGGGTCCGGGCCGACGGGTGAAAATTTTCTGCCGCGCATCTTCAACATCAAATAGAGCGCGGGATGTGCCCAGCGATTCCGAACTGCCAAGCCAGAGATGCCCGCCAGGTTTCAACGCGTAGTGCAGCAGCGGTAACACCTGTTGTTGCAGCACAGGCTCAAGATAAATGAGCAGGTTTCGACAGGAGACAAAGTCCACTTTCGAAAACGGCGGATCGGCCAGCACATTGTGCCGCGAGAAAACCACACGCTCACGAATGCTTTTGCTGACGCGGTAGAATCCTTCTTCCTCGGTGAAGAACTTTCGCAGCCGTTCGGGTGAAACATCCAGCGCAATGCTCTTTGGATAGCGCCCCGCGCGCGCCTTCTCAATGCCCGAAGCATTCAAGTCGCTGGCAAACATCTGCAATTGCACCGAGCGTTTCGTCGACTCGGCGCACTCCGCGAACAGCATCGCCAGCGAATACGCCTCCTCGCCCGTCGAACAGCCCAGCGTCCAGATGCGCACTGGTTCGTGATTGGAGCGCTCAGCAATCACCTTCGGAAAAATCTTCTTCGCCAGCACTTCAAACGCCTCGGGATTGCGAAAGAAGCTGGTCACGTTGATGAGCACATCCTGATAAAGCGCTTCGATCTCGCCCGGGGTCGCCAGCAGGTGTTCCTCGTATTCCGCCAACGTCTCAATCTTGTGCACCAACATGCGCCGCTGGATGCGCCGCTGCATCGTGTTCGCTTTGTAATGGGTAAAATCCACGCCGAGTGCCCGATGCAAAATTCCCGCGATCCGTCCATGCCCCGGCTCGTGAACGACGCCTTCCCTAATTTCCGTCGCGACATAAGGATGCCGGGCCAGGCGGGCGATTTCATGAGCGATCCCCTCCGGTGGCAAAACAAAATCGACACTCCCAGTCGCCGCCGCGCTTTTTGGCATCGAATCATACTCCGCGCTCTCATCCTGGGCGAAAGTCACGCCCCCCTCGGCCTTGATGATCTCCAATCCCAGCGTGCCATCCGTCGCGCTGCCGGAAAGCACCACTCCGATCGCCTGATGCCCGCTGTCCTCGGCGAGCGAACGGAAAAATTGGTCAATCCCGCGATGTCGTGCTTCGCGCACCTGGGGCAAAAGCTGCAACTTCCCGCCCTCAATGATCATGTCCCGCCCGGGTGGAATGACATAAACGTGATTCGCTTCCACCGTCGGCTCATCCCGCACCTGACAGACAGGCATCTCCGTCGCGCGAGAAAGAATTTCCGCGAGATTGCTGACATGCGAAGGTGCCAGATGCTGGACAATGACAAACCCCATCCCCGTGTTGTCCGGGATCGCACGCAACAGCTGAGACAATGCTTCCAATCCACCTGCTGAAGCGCCGACACCCACAATAGGAAACTTCGCCCCCTGTCGAGGTGCGGTATTTTGCGTCGCTTCCGACGAGGGATTGATGTCAGAAGGCATTGTTGAGAGTTGACCGAGCTGTCAATCATTGACCAGGACCACTGCAACTGCATCGCCGGGCCATTGACGTAGCCGACTGGAGCAGCCTACCTGTTCATCCTGATTACATCAACCCAAACTTCGTTCAGACACAAGTGCATGCGCTTAAAGCTTTAAACCGCCCAATATAAACCTGGTGATTCCATCATGCGACGCTTCTAGGTGGATCAAGCTCCAGCTCGCTGCGTGTCCAAAGCCGTTCCGTCGGCAGGATGGAGCGGTCGACAGCCTGCTCCTCATCTCTCAAAATCGATGTCGCCGCACAGGCCACTTTAATCGCGACAACCGCGTGGAAATCCTCCCGCCCCTTGATGCGTTGGCCCTGTTTCTCCGCCGCATCTCCTCCATTTCCCATTGCCAACTCCCCACGAACTGCCACATGGACGGTTCCTCAACGCACGCCCCATGTCCGATTCCCAAGACACCAAGCCCCTTCTCGACCTTTCTGACCTTCGACTGACCCCCAAATGGGTCTCCGATTTCGGCAAGTCCAGTTCCAGCTCTTCGCCCGACCAGGAAGAGACCAATTCCCGTCCCCAACGTGGAGGCGGACGCGATTTCAACGACCGCCGCGGCGGCCCCCGCAATGATCAACGCAGCGGCCCCGGCCCACGTGGTCCCCGTGATGGCGGCAGCCAGTTTCGTGGCGGCCAGGGCGCAGGTGGCGGTGCTGGTGATCGTCAACGCGACGGTGGCAATCGTTCACGCGATGGACGCTCCCCCCGCCCGCAGGACGGTCGGGGTCGTCCCGGGCAAGGTGGTGACCGACGCGACTTCCAAGATCGTCGTCCTCCACAGGAAGCTCCTCCACGTCTGCCAGCCGGACTCATCACCGAAATCGAGCCCGAATCCCGTGCCACCGAAGCCATGGCTTCGATGATTCGCAACGCGGGCAAGGCCTACAGCGTGTTCGACGCCGCCCGCCTCGTGCTCTCCAGCGGCGACCGATTCCACGTCAAATTCTCCCTTCCCAAAGACAGCGAAGCGAAACTCTACGCCATCCCCGCCGACGGCTCCCTGTGGTTGTCCCGCGAAGAAGCCATCGAACATTTTCTTAACAGCGAAGGCATCAAGGAATTTTATCGCGTCGAACAAGTCCAGCTTGAAGCCCCCAAAGGCAACTTCGCCAGCGTCGCCATCTGTGGCCTCAGCGGCACCCTGCTTGGACCACCAAGCCATCACAGTTATCAAACCACGCTGCATCGCATCCATCGCGAGCGTTTTGCCAACATGTCCTTTGAGGACTACAAACGCCGCGTGCGCACCGACAACTCGCCGGAAGCGGTGGAGAAGTGGAAAGAATCCCTCACCCACGGCACCGAATGGGTGGTCATCACCCCTGGTTCCGAGCCTGAGCAGGAGCCAGTCGCAGAGGTGAAACCTCCCACGGAAGCGACTCCCGAAGTTGAAGCCGAAGCAGAAGCTCCTATCTCCAACGCCGCACCTGAAGTGATCGCCGACGAGCCAGCGTCCGAAGAAGCCGAGGCAGCAACCCCAGAGGCATCTTCCGAAGAAGCAGCACCCACGCCTGCTCCAGCAGCAGAACCTGCAACTCCTGCCGTGCGCCTGAAAACCCGCGCCGAGATGCAAACCCACTTCCGGGAAAACTTCGCGCCGACGTTGGTTCACGAAACCAACACCCGCTACGTCTCCGGCAACATCCCCCGCCAGAACATCAATCCTGGGCTCTACAACCTGTTGCGCCGCAGCGTCGACGAAACCCGCAAACACCTGCTCACCCTCGCCCAGCGCCTTTGCATCGGCTTTGAACAACAGGGACTTAAGCTATTCAAACGCCGCGGTGGCAAACTATGGGTCAGCCGCGCCAGACCCCGTCTTCTCGACAGCAGCGTCGTTCTTTCCGAGCGCATTTCCTTGATGATGCAAATCGTCAAATCCAAGCCCGGCATCAGCGCCAAAGCGCTCATCGAAGCCGTCGCGCCTGCCGCCGCCAAGGTCGAAACACCGACACCTGAGCCAACACCCGCGCCTGCAGTGGTTACCGAATCCATTGACGCAACCCTGCCTGTCATCGACGAATTGGGTGCCGTGGTTGAATCGATCGTCGATACGCCAACAACAGTGGAAGAAATCGCCGAGGCCCCCGCTCCTGTTGCAGCAGCCGTGGTCGCTCCGCACGAACCTACCGCCGACCAGATGGGTGCCCTCAAAGACCTTCATTGGCTCAACAGCGAAGGTTATGTGATCGAATACGCCGATGGCCAGGTTTTCCCCGGCGTCACCGAGCCACCTCCCGCCAAACCCAAGCCTGAGAAGCTGCCAGTTCCGGTCGCTCCCGCTGACGAAGCCGCCGAGACCGAAGTCCCCGCAGATTCCGCACCCGCCGAAATCGCCCCAATTCAGGCCGCCATCGAAATGGCTCCTGCTCCTGCTCCTGTCGAGCAACCGAGTGCCGATGTCGAATCCGCAGAGGCAGAGACTGGAGAAGCACCGCAGGCCATCGCCGGCTCCGAATCCAACATCAACGAACTTGAAGCATCCCCCCAAGCCTTTGATTTCCTGATGGAATCATCCGAAGCCCCTGCTCCTGCCGTCACCGACTCTGAAGAGACCGAATCCTCATCCGCCGAACCCACCGAAGAAGCAGGCTTCCTGGTGGAATCCGAAGCCGAGGTTGAAATCGAAGCCGAAGTAGAAGAATCTTCCAGCGAAGAAAAAGTCGCCGCCAAACAAGCGGCTGAGTAATCGGCAAACAGAAACGGCACGTCAGACCCCAGCTGCGCCGCAGCCCGGGATGTTCGCTACGCATTTGACCAAACCGGTGCGGGTGCAGGTGCTGGAGGAGGCGAGCGCCTGTTCGTTGTCGCGATAGAAAGCAAAGTAGAAGGGCCGTCCCGGCCCTTGAGTTGTATTGGGCAAGGCCCGGGACGAGCCTTCTACGTTTCCTCCATCAATAAGCGAAGCGCTCGTCCACTAAGACCGGCTCAATAATTAAACAAAAACGCCGGTGAATTGATCAACGCCCACGCCAGATCCTGCGCGGCGGTCAATCGCATCGTCGACATCTGTTGCCGGCTCAATCCCGCATCGCGACGCAACTGCACCAGCTTCGGATCCAATACTACCGGCTGCTGCGCCTCTACCAACTTCCCTTGAAGGGCCAGCAATTGCTGATCCACCGGCAACGGCATCCGCGCCGCCACCAACGCCCTCTTCGCATCCTGATGGGCGGCATCCGTCAAAAGATATTCCGCCCGCAATTTCGCCAACTGCGCCTCATCCCGTTTGCCCATCTCGGTTGTAGCAATCTGCGCCAAACCTTGCGATGCCCCAAAACGCAACGGCTGTGCCGAACTCGTCACATAAATGCGAAACTTTCCAAGGTGATAGCGCTGCCGCTGATACCCCTGCTGCAACACCAGATTCAACACCCCGTCCTTTGATCCTATGGCCGCCGGATCGGTCTCAAAAATCGCCTCATGCCGACGCGACCCGCGGGGACTTACCGCCCACCCCTTGTCCGCCACGTCATTGTTGCCGTTGACCGATGCCGCAATCCCAAAATCCTTCTGTTCAAAACTGGCAAGATGCGGCCGCATTTTCACCGCCTCAGGTTTTGCCTGCCCCGCCGCCTGATGGCTCACCGTAAACTCCGTCAGCACGAAATTCCCATCTGGAGCCAACCCAGGACCGTTGTCAGGAAGTCGCTCATCTGGCAAGGCTTCAATCTTGATCCCGGTGATCCCCGTCAACGAAGTCTTCGCGCGCAATACATACATCGCCTGAACCGCCGCCCCCGGAGGCAACGCCGTTGCCAGCAACGAACCATCCGCCTCCTTCACCAATTTCTCCACCCCGCTGACCCTCACCACTTCCAAATCCAGCGGAATCCATTCCGTGGAAAGATCCAGATAAGCCGACCAGTCAGCCAGCTTGGGCAAAACGGCTTCCTCCGATTTTTTGACCTGTTCCTCGGCTTTGGCGATGCGCGTCGCACGCTCCGCCTGTTTCTTCGCCAGTTCAGGAGCCACCGCTTTTTGATGATCCGCAATCGCCTGCCTGGCCTTCGCGATCTTTTCCGCACGCTCGGCTTCCTGCGCCGCAATCACCCCGGACATCTTCATCTCATACTCCGCCCAATCCTTCATCATCGACGCGTTTTCTCCAGCAATCTCCGCCATGCTCGCCTCGGCGGCCTTGATCTCCTCCTCCGTCGGAGGCCGATTCAAAATGCGCACAAACAACTCTTCAATCAACCGCCGATCATCTGGCATCTTCTTCGTCAGTTCCGCGATCGCATTGGTCGGCGAACTGATCGCATCTCCCACCGTCGGACCACTGATCAACGCCATCACCGGCCCCAGTTGCACATCATTGCTGCGCTCACACTCACACGCGCTCTCGCGCACCGGCCGACCAAAGTTGCCCAGAAACCCATCGGCAATCTTGATCTGCGCATCGTCAATCTCCGCCGCTCTCGTCCCTGGTTTAACCCCCGGGATGTTGTTCGCCGCACCCGTCACCGCATGAATCGCATCATACAACGCCTCCGCCGGCAAACGCCGCGCCTTGGCGTGGGAATAATTGATCTGGTCATCCTTGTTCCATTCATTGGTGGCGATGCTCAATTGATAAGTGCGGGACTTGGTGATCACCCGCA
Encoded proteins:
- a CDS encoding chemotaxis protein CheB — its product is MPSDINPSSEATQNTAPRQGAKFPIVGVGASAGGLEALSQLLRAIPDNTGMGFVIVQHLAPSHVSNLAEILSRATEMPVCQVRDEPTVEANHVYVIPPGRDMIIEGGKLQLLPQVREARHRGIDQFFRSLAEDSGHQAIGVVLSGSATDGTLGLEIIKAEGGVTFAQDESAEYDSMPKSAAATGSVDFVLPPEGIAHEIARLARHPYVATEIREGVVHEPGHGRIAGILHRALGVDFTHYKANTMQRRIQRRMLVHKIETLAEYEEHLLATPGEIEALYQDVLINVTSFFRNPEAFEVLAKKIFPKVIAERSNHEPVRIWTLGCSTGEEAYSLAMLFAECAESTKRSVQLQMFASDLNASGIEKARAGRYPKSIALDVSPERLRKFFTEEEGFYRVSKSIRERVVFSRHNVLADPPFSKVDFVSCRNLLIYLEPVLQQQVLPLLHYALKPGGHLWLGSSESLGTSRALFDVEDARQKIFTRRPGPTSPDARFRPSHGASGFAPAAAGPREKPPAMLHRDAERVLLAKYVPPCVVINAVMEVVQFRGDTGEFLAPASGMASHDLLKMLREGLLVPVRSAIARAQSDGQAVREEGAWVKSSGGHRAVAIEVIPLKAAQDREAGFIVIFDEHDVPTHGSLQPPALPKSRDLRNADSDQANEIARLTRELVTTREYLQSVIEQQDFANEELQTANEEAQSTNEEMQSINEELETSKEEIQSSNEELATVNDELNSRNLELNGLNNDLNNVLASTQLSIVIVSRELRIRRFTPMAEKTLNLAKGDIGRPLSDIKLSLAIPDLEPLLSEVIDTVGPREREIQDANGHWFSLRARPYLTHDNKIDGAVVTLVDVDTLHRARDYAENIIANVRIPLVMLDGSLRVKSANLAFYDHFGVEPDKTEGRYIYNLGNGQWNIPALRMLLEDMLVQEQVVENYEVKHTFEDIGPRIIMVNASRLRQVVEDEALIIMSLEDITDRVAAATALRESEQRLHAITDHIPQLAWLANADRRMVWFNQVWLSYTGTTLEDNVGDGWMRALHPDDLEAVKEKFERHLTEGQDCEDTFPLRNHGGEYRWFLSRMKVIRDDAGKVVRYFGSNTDIHELRQAELLQSASKEALEKSARGTLLLEVLEFLTVTSEVQSPAGTRTAIHLLDDKGETFTRTITTSLPPAYADKVNGMAVSSHGGPCCAAVTRREREVVPEIANCDEYPLLAEFARSQGMQSAWSTPIVASTGRVLGTFVCFYTEPCEPGVREKLLSEMVSSTASLLIERREAEEAIRKSEEFKRSIIDSSPDCIKVLDLDGNLLSIEAGQELLGIPDITPFVGKSWIEFWSSAEDLMAARETVAAAAAGNEASFVGFFRTLHGLDKWWDVAISPILDARGQPTRLLAVSRDVTVRRELEQAIISRAEELARADRSKDEFLAMLAHELRNPLAPIRNATELLNCGNISVEERIQAQHVITRQIENMSRMLDDLLDVSRITEGKIGLRKKPLALEAILAAAAATVRASCDAQDQQLVLTLPQEPVYVDADATRIEQVFVNLLSNACKYSGNGSHITVKAELVVKNSALAKALSPSGKIGSDTHEVEISVIDDGIGISSDLLPHIFDLFVQASHTLDRAHGGLGIGLTLVKRLVSMHGGSITAHSDGPDKGATFVVRLPIVDEGPSTQPAPAPVAREASRRILVVDDNVDAAKSLALLQRRRGHVTKTAFTGPDAITAATEFLPDVVLLDIGLPGMDGFQVARKLRTLPDLKDVFLIALSGYGSSEDIAEAKRAGFDEYLVKPANLSVLRDLLQKRN